A genomic window from Microvirga sp. TS319 includes:
- a CDS encoding S8 family serine peptidase has product MGSRAVGFGSRATAADPFVLDLDGDGVEFGQLSVAFDIDGDGYLEQTVWIASDDGILVLDEGLDGIIGSYSELAFTAGGPGTTDLDRLRGFDSNHDGVFSTADSRFAEFRVWRDLNQNGISDAGELLTLSELGITSIDLTGTPVDPSGGNVSYWADLNGNGLIDAGEVFADAADAPAGAIAIQDVGDGLILNATGVTTQTGTIAAYSVGLDFNSDGIATNIQGSDIVQTHEDGRVDRYYLVSVETGQSVDVTGTNYAGAFGAAGDDVLVASDDRNVMFVGAAGHDILTGGSGNDTLMGGVGSDILHGGEGDDTLIIDASDLSTNISGGGGRDTVFVETEGGVSLDLVQTEVEVAYGNAGNDAFTATGSTVSVILNGGAGNDSLTGGNDDDLLSGDEGADILSGGDGDDILMIDAQDVAIDGGDGNDVVFVTSSDAVTLDLTATSIEFAFGHDGDDVFTATGPTNVVMGGGGGSDTLMAGSGDDRLMGEAGNDVLNGGGGLDVAIFSGNADDYTIVATADGYTVTDNAGDDGTDQLESIERLVFADQTIHLDGTNNTPRAWGELWRLRDTGGAMLLTGEALTENDRDADSDALKVTAIARAEGGDVSITKTGDVLFDANGSAGVHGSFAYQVSDGHGGTAWATSQLEISAPLPEDELFPFQWALEALNVYDVWDDYTGTGVKVAIHDSGIDSNHPDLAPNYNAALSQNYGSGGHGTMMAGLVAGARNGTGMVGVAYGSTLIGNDQPNLFEGYDRFANVDIVSNSWTTSSDYRQSIRADAQSGRGGLGTITLFAAGNEAAQGIDVNQYANQSSRHAITVGAIDADGTVAAYSNRGTSILVVAPGTAVLSTDDPGADGYSNADGVLGADYATGSGTSASTPLVAGVVALMLDANPLLGWRDVQEILAYSAWNTDPTNTSWITNGASNWNGGGLHVSRDYGFGLVDARAAVRLAETWTKTSTSANEISAAYTAAVNRDIPDNTGASVAGSINVSDQIEIDHVEVTIDLNHTNVGDLVVELVSPDGTKSRLIDRLEVDPGSLTDRGATNDTLTKTYASVQNWGELSQGDWTLIVRDAATGEIGHVNSWSLKIYGDAASNDDIYVYTADYGSLTSGADAARRVLSDGAGHDVINASAIFQNAVLDLQQGHTGQLAGNNLTIAVGTVIEDAYLGDGDDRVIGNEVANLLSGGRGNDTLSGGAGSDTLNGGQGVDTASYVASAAAVSIDLSAGAVSGGDAQGDVLIAIENLEGSGFDDSLMGDGQDNALVGGVGDDTLGGIAGEDVLRGEAGDDVLSGGDGEDTLSGGAGDDRIDGGRGVDTACFTGLWSDHTITFDGGTTIVAGFDGTDLLTAVEFLTFQDRTIYIGGSNTAPTATPIFRTLTQRPALTLTGAELLQGTHDADGDELSLFAAYASSHGLVTLTSGGDIRFTIDPDFVGTTTFDYTVSDGKGGIATATISLTVDAVATFNGTSGNDVFLGLGSAETAYGNDGNDWLDGGYGIDSLFGGAGDDTLIGGPGADHLDGGDGVDTLSYGIATAAVVVNLSTGAGNTGDSFTGFEIVIGSMHNDVLTGDAYANTLDGGSGNDTLDGAGGADSLFGGDGSDSLDGGAGTDTLVGGEGSDLLFGGSNGDSLIGGTGNDTLLGGAGGDTLSGGGGVDVASYRDATSAVTIDLAAGTKSGNADVSGDVYIGIEGLEGGIFNDKLTGDSGANLLIGNAGNDTLTGGAGSDTLAGGTGIDSLVGGSGLDTYLFNLGDGEDVVYDTGSDPGDVLQFGAGISAAQVIVSQAGSGQDLLLTIGTDKVTLDKTAYSSLNRIEEVHFADGTIWTYAQLFDMATTATAGNDVFYGDERANSLGGAAGNDSLYGGSGADTLSGGIGNDFLQGASGSDTYVFNAGDGQDTVSDYGFGSGDLDILQFGAGISASNVIVSQAGAGRDLVLTIGTDKVTLDDAIYSSYDWIEEVRFADGTIWTYAHLFDMATTATAGNDVFYGDERANSLGGAAGNDSLYGASGDDTLTGGVGNDSLNGGNGSDTYRFVRGDGQDIIYDNGVGSGDVDILLLGAGIGTTDITVTEAGSGHDLVLTIGPDKITFDEAIYGSSNRIEEVHFADGTVWTYAQMLDMATVATSGSDVLYGDERANALSGGAGNDSLYGGSGSDTLAGGTGNDFLRGDSGSDTYVFNVGDGQDIVSDYGFGSGDVDVLQFGSGISAANVTVNQADSGRDLVLTIGTDKVTLDDAVNSTYYRIEDVRLADGTTWTYAQLFDMATAATSGNDLFYGDERANSLGGGAGNDTLSGGSGNDTLVGGAGNDSLTGGLNSDTFVFAAGFGVDVITDFKAGANTDDVIEFSTAVFSGYAAVLAASAQSGSNVVITAGAGHTITLKNVTLSSLHADDFRFV; this is encoded by the coding sequence GTGGGATCCCGCGCTGTTGGCTTTGGATCTAGAGCAACCGCTGCAGATCCCTTCGTCCTCGACCTCGACGGCGATGGCGTCGAATTCGGTCAGCTCTCGGTCGCCTTCGACATCGACGGCGACGGCTATCTTGAACAGACTGTCTGGATTGCTTCGGATGACGGCATCCTGGTCCTCGACGAGGGCCTGGACGGCATCATCGGCAGCTATTCCGAGTTGGCCTTCACGGCAGGCGGGCCCGGAACGACGGACCTCGACCGGCTGCGCGGCTTCGACAGCAATCATGACGGCGTGTTCAGCACAGCCGATTCCCGCTTCGCCGAGTTCAGGGTATGGCGCGACCTCAACCAGAACGGCATTTCGGATGCGGGCGAACTCCTGACGCTGTCCGAGCTCGGCATCACGTCCATCGACCTGACCGGCACACCGGTCGATCCGTCGGGCGGCAACGTCTCGTACTGGGCAGACCTCAACGGAAACGGCCTCATCGATGCAGGCGAGGTCTTCGCAGATGCGGCCGATGCTCCTGCCGGCGCCATCGCCATCCAGGATGTCGGAGATGGGCTGATTCTCAACGCGACCGGCGTCACGACGCAGACCGGCACGATCGCGGCCTACAGCGTGGGGCTCGATTTCAACTCGGATGGGATCGCCACCAATATCCAGGGCAGCGATATCGTCCAGACTCATGAAGATGGCCGGGTCGACAGGTACTATCTTGTTTCGGTCGAAACCGGACAAAGCGTCGATGTCACCGGAACGAATTATGCAGGCGCCTTCGGGGCCGCGGGCGACGATGTCCTCGTTGCATCGGATGATAGAAACGTCATGTTCGTTGGTGCGGCGGGTCACGACATCCTGACCGGCGGCAGCGGTAACGACACGCTGATGGGGGGCGTCGGATCGGACATCCTCCACGGCGGTGAAGGCGACGATACTCTGATCATCGATGCAAGCGACCTGTCGACGAACATCAGCGGCGGCGGTGGGAGAGACACCGTTTTCGTCGAAACCGAGGGTGGCGTGTCACTCGATCTCGTGCAGACCGAGGTCGAGGTGGCTTATGGAAATGCGGGCAACGATGCCTTCACGGCTACGGGCAGCACAGTTTCTGTCATCCTGAATGGCGGAGCCGGCAACGACAGCCTGACGGGCGGAAACGACGACGACCTTCTGTCCGGCGATGAGGGAGCTGACATCCTCTCGGGCGGTGACGGCGACGATATCTTGATGATCGACGCGCAGGACGTCGCCATCGACGGAGGGGATGGCAACGACGTGGTCTTCGTGACGTCTTCGGATGCGGTCACCCTGGATCTGACCGCCACGTCCATCGAGTTCGCCTTCGGCCATGATGGTGACGATGTCTTCACGGCGACCGGCCCGACAAACGTGGTGATGGGCGGCGGCGGCGGCAGCGACACGCTCATGGCTGGAAGCGGCGACGACCGCCTCATGGGCGAGGCTGGAAACGACGTCCTGAACGGCGGCGGCGGCCTGGACGTGGCGATCTTCTCCGGCAATGCCGATGACTACACCATCGTGGCGACCGCCGATGGCTATACGGTCACCGACAATGCCGGTGACGATGGGACGGACCAGCTCGAAAGTATCGAGCGGCTGGTCTTTGCCGACCAGACTATCCACCTGGATGGGACAAACAACACCCCCCGCGCCTGGGGTGAGCTATGGCGCCTGCGCGATACCGGTGGTGCCATGCTCCTCACCGGCGAAGCCTTGACGGAGAATGACCGCGACGCGGATTCCGACGCTCTGAAGGTCACCGCCATTGCCCGCGCCGAAGGCGGAGACGTTTCGATCACCAAGACCGGTGACGTGCTCTTCGACGCCAATGGCTCGGCGGGTGTTCACGGCAGCTTCGCCTATCAGGTCTCGGACGGGCATGGAGGCACTGCCTGGGCGACGTCGCAGCTCGAGATTTCGGCACCGCTTCCAGAAGACGAGCTGTTCCCTTTCCAATGGGCGCTCGAGGCGCTGAACGTCTATGACGTTTGGGACGACTACACCGGCACGGGGGTCAAGGTTGCGATTCACGACAGTGGCATCGACAGCAATCATCCGGACCTTGCTCCGAACTACAACGCGGCGCTGAGCCAGAACTACGGCTCGGGCGGCCACGGCACGATGATGGCCGGCCTGGTCGCGGGCGCTCGAAACGGAACGGGGATGGTCGGCGTCGCCTATGGATCGACTCTCATCGGGAACGATCAGCCCAATCTGTTCGAGGGTTACGACCGCTTCGCAAATGTGGATATCGTCAGCAACAGCTGGACGACGAGTTCGGATTACCGGCAGAGCATCAGGGCTGATGCGCAATCGGGACGCGGCGGTCTGGGAACCATCACTCTCTTCGCTGCCGGCAACGAGGCAGCGCAGGGAATCGACGTCAACCAGTACGCCAATCAGAGTTCACGGCACGCCATCACGGTCGGTGCCATCGATGCGGACGGCACGGTTGCCGCCTACAGCAATCGCGGAACATCCATCCTGGTCGTCGCGCCGGGGACGGCTGTTCTCAGCACCGACGACCCGGGAGCGGACGGCTACAGCAACGCCGATGGGGTGCTGGGCGCCGATTACGCAACGGGAAGCGGCACATCCGCGAGCACGCCACTCGTGGCTGGCGTCGTCGCCCTGATGCTCGATGCCAATCCCCTGTTGGGATGGCGCGACGTGCAGGAGATCCTGGCCTATTCCGCCTGGAACACCGATCCGACAAACACCAGCTGGATCACCAATGGCGCAAGCAACTGGAACGGTGGCGGCCTCCACGTCAGCCGCGACTATGGCTTCGGTCTCGTTGATGCTCGCGCGGCCGTTCGCCTTGCAGAGACCTGGACGAAGACCAGCACCTCGGCGAACGAGATCTCCGCGGCCTACACGGCTGCCGTCAACCGGGACATTCCGGACAACACGGGCGCGTCAGTCGCGGGCTCGATCAATGTCTCCGACCAGATCGAGATCGATCACGTCGAGGTGACGATCGATCTCAATCACACCAATGTCGGCGATCTTGTCGTTGAGCTTGTCTCGCCCGACGGCACCAAGAGCCGGCTCATCGATCGTCTGGAAGTTGACCCCGGCAGCCTGACGGACCGCGGCGCGACGAACGACACATTGACCAAAACCTATGCAAGCGTTCAAAACTGGGGCGAACTCAGTCAAGGCGATTGGACTCTGATCGTCCGGGATGCCGCAACCGGCGAGATCGGCCATGTGAACAGCTGGTCGCTCAAGATCTACGGCGACGCTGCTTCCAACGACGACATCTACGTCTATACGGCCGATTACGGAAGCCTGACGTCCGGCGCCGATGCCGCGCGCCGCGTCCTGAGCGATGGCGCCGGACATGACGTCATCAACGCGTCTGCGATCTTCCAGAACGCGGTGCTCGACCTGCAACAGGGCCATACCGGTCAACTTGCAGGCAACAACCTGACCATCGCAGTCGGAACGGTCATTGAAGACGCCTATTTGGGTGATGGCGATGATCGAGTGATCGGAAACGAAGTTGCCAACCTTCTTTCCGGTGGCCGAGGCAACGACACGCTGAGCGGAGGAGCCGGCAGCGACACCCTCAATGGCGGTCAAGGTGTCGATACCGCCAGCTATGTAGCATCGGCCGCCGCGGTTTCGATCGATCTCTCGGCCGGTGCAGTCAGCGGCGGTGATGCCCAAGGGGATGTCCTGATCGCCATCGAGAACTTGGAGGGGTCTGGATTCGACGACAGCCTCATGGGCGACGGCCAGGATAACGCTCTTGTGGGCGGAGTCGGAGACGACACGCTCGGCGGCATCGCCGGCGAGGACGTTCTCCGCGGTGAAGCAGGCGACGACGTCTTGTCCGGAGGAGATGGAGAGGACACGCTCTCGGGTGGTGCAGGCGACGATCGGATTGATGGGGGGAGGGGTGTCGATACCGCCTGCTTCACGGGATTGTGGTCCGACCATACGATTACATTCGATGGCGGCACCACCATTGTTGCCGGATTCGACGGAACGGATCTCCTCACGGCCGTCGAATTCCTGACCTTCCAGGACAGGACGATCTATATCGGGGGCAGCAACACTGCGCCGACGGCAACGCCGATCTTCCGGACCCTTACCCAGCGACCGGCACTCACTCTGACAGGAGCTGAATTGCTGCAAGGGACGCATGATGCCGACGGAGATGAGCTCAGCCTATTTGCGGCTTATGCATCGAGCCATGGACTTGTGACTCTGACGAGCGGCGGAGACATCCGCTTCACGATCGATCCGGATTTCGTCGGAACGACGACATTCGACTACACTGTGTCCGACGGCAAGGGCGGTATCGCCACCGCGACAATATCCTTGACGGTCGATGCCGTTGCCACTTTCAACGGCACATCGGGCAACGACGTTTTCCTTGGCCTGGGAAGCGCCGAAACGGCTTATGGAAACGACGGAAACGACTGGCTCGACGGAGGGTATGGAATCGATAGCCTCTTCGGCGGGGCAGGCGATGATACGCTCATCGGTGGCCCTGGGGCCGACCACCTCGACGGCGGAGATGGCGTCGATACGCTCAGTTACGGAATTGCCACTGCGGCGGTGGTTGTGAACCTGTCCACTGGTGCAGGCAATACCGGTGACAGCTTTACCGGATTCGAGATCGTCATCGGATCGATGCACAATGATGTTCTCACGGGCGATGCCTATGCGAACACGTTGGATGGAGGATCGGGGAACGACACACTCGATGGAGCTGGCGGAGCCGACAGCCTCTTTGGTGGCGACGGGAGCGACTCGCTCGATGGCGGAGCCGGGACGGACACTCTTGTCGGCGGCGAGGGAAGCGATCTTCTCTTCGGGGGGAGCAATGGTGACTCGCTGATCGGCGGCACGGGCAACGATACGCTTTTGGGCGGTGCCGGAGGGGATACTCTCAGCGGGGGTGGGGGCGTCGACGTCGCAAGTTATCGAGATGCCACATCGGCCGTTACGATCGATCTGGCAGCGGGCACGAAGTCCGGGAACGCTGATGTCAGCGGTGACGTCTATATCGGCATCGAGGGCCTTGAAGGCGGGATCTTCAATGACAAGCTAACCGGCGATAGTGGTGCGAATCTTCTTATAGGCAATGCCGGTAACGATACTCTGACCGGAGGAGCAGGCAGCGATACGTTGGCAGGCGGTACCGGCATCGACTCTCTGGTCGGCGGATCTGGCCTGGATACCTACCTGTTCAACCTCGGAGACGGGGAAGACGTGGTCTATGACACCGGATCCGATCCGGGTGATGTGCTCCAGTTTGGTGCGGGAATATCGGCGGCGCAGGTTATTGTCAGCCAAGCAGGCTCTGGTCAGGACCTCCTCCTGACGATCGGCACCGACAAGGTGACTCTGGACAAGACAGCTTACAGCTCTCTGAATCGGATCGAGGAGGTGCACTTTGCTGACGGCACGATCTGGACCTATGCCCAGCTCTTCGACATGGCCACGACCGCAACCGCGGGCAACGACGTCTTCTATGGGGACGAGCGTGCCAACAGCCTCGGTGGTGCAGCTGGCAACGACAGCCTCTACGGCGGATCAGGCGCCGATACGCTCTCCGGCGGGATCGGGAACGACTTCCTTCAGGGCGCCTCGGGCAGTGATACTTACGTTTTCAATGCCGGAGATGGCCAGGACACCGTCAGCGACTATGGCTTCGGCAGCGGGGACCTGGATATCCTCCAGTTCGGGGCCGGCATCAGCGCTTCCAACGTGATTGTCAGCCAGGCTGGCGCGGGGCGCGATCTCGTGCTGACCATCGGCACCGATAAGGTCACGCTGGATGACGCTATCTACAGCAGTTACGACTGGATCGAGGAGGTGCGCTTCGCTGACGGCACGATCTGGACCTATGCCCATCTCTTCGACATGGCCACGACTGCAACTGCGGGCAACGATGTCTTCTACGGCGACGAGCGCGCCAACAGCCTCGGTGGTGCAGCTGGCAACGACAGCCTCTACGGGGCATCCGGGGATGACACGCTGACAGGCGGGGTGGGCAACGACTCCCTGAACGGAGGTAATGGCAGCGATACCTACCGGTTCGTCCGCGGAGACGGCCAGGACATCATCTACGACAATGGCGTCGGCAGCGGTGATGTGGATATCCTGCTGCTGGGAGCCGGTATCGGCACGACCGATATCACCGTGACAGAGGCTGGCTCCGGACACGACCTCGTCCTGACGATTGGACCGGACAAGATCACGTTCGACGAGGCAATCTATGGCTCCTCCAACCGGATCGAAGAAGTCCATTTTGCAGACGGCACCGTCTGGACCTATGCCCAGATGCTCGACATGGCGACAGTCGCCACCTCCGGGAGCGACGTCCTCTACGGCGATGAGCGGGCTAACGCTCTGAGCGGCGGGGCCGGCAACGATAGCCTGTATGGCGGGTCCGGCAGCGATACCCTTGCCGGCGGCACTGGAAACGACTTCCTGCGCGGCGACAGCGGTAGCGATACGTATGTGTTCAACGTCGGCGATGGCCAGGACATCGTCAGCGATTACGGATTCGGCAGCGGCGATGTGGATGTGTTGCAGTTTGGGTCTGGCATCAGTGCCGCCAACGTGACCGTCAACCAGGCGGACTCGGGACGCGACCTCGTCCTGACCATCGGTACCGATAAGGTCACGCTGGATGACGCGGTCAATAGTACCTACTACCGGATCGAGGACGTTCGCCTCGCCGACGGCACGACCTGGACCTATGCCCAGCTGTTCGACATGGCGACGGCCGCCACATCCGGGAACGACTTGTTCTACGGCGACGAGCGCGCCAACAGCCTCGGTGGCGGGGCTGGAAACGATACGCTGAGCGGCGGATCCGGAAACGACACGCTCGTTGGTGGAGCCGGCAATGATTCCCTGACAGGCGGATTGAACTCGGACACATTCGTCTTCGCTGCCGGCTTTGGGGTGGATGTGATCACCGACTTCAAGGCCGGCGCGAACACGGACGACGTCATCGAGTTCTCGACAGCCGTGTTCTCCGGTTATGCCGCCGTGCTCGCAGCTTCCGCGCAATCCGGCAGCAATGTCGTGATCACGGCCGGCGCCGGCCATACGATCACCCTGAAGAACGTGACCCTCTCAAGTCTCCATGCGGACGATTTCCGCTTTGTCTAG
- the rpsI gene encoding 30S ribosomal protein S9, which yields MATLQSLADLGQSAQTAAPEAPKHVQKLDSLGRAYATGKRKDAVARVWIKPGSGKIIINDRAVEVYFARPVLRLILSQPLQIAQREGQYDIVVNVNGGGLSGQAGAVRHGLAKALTYYEPELRGPLKKEGFLTRDPRVVERKKYGKKKARRSFQFSKR from the coding sequence ATGGCGACCCTTCAGTCTCTCGCCGATCTGGGCCAGTCCGCCCAGACTGCCGCTCCGGAAGCTCCGAAGCATGTCCAGAAGCTCGACTCCCTGGGTCGCGCTTACGCCACCGGCAAGCGTAAGGACGCTGTCGCTCGCGTGTGGATCAAGCCCGGCTCCGGCAAGATCATCATCAACGACCGCGCCGTCGAGGTTTACTTCGCTCGTCCGGTTCTCCGCCTGATCCTGTCGCAGCCGCTGCAGATCGCTCAGCGCGAAGGCCAGTACGACATCGTCGTGAACGTCAACGGCGGCGGCCTCTCCGGCCAGGCCGGCGCGGTCCGCCACGGCCTCGCCAAGGCGCTGACCTACTACGAGCCGGAGCTTCGCGGCCCGCTCAAGAAAGAAGGCTTCCTGACCCGCGACCCGCGCGTCGTCGAGCGCAAGAAGTACGGCAAGAAGAAAGCTCGCCGCAGCTTCCAGTTCTCGAAGCGCTAA
- the rplM gene encoding 50S ribosomal protein L13: MKTTTSLKPAEVEKKWVVIDAKGLVVGRLATIVAMRLRGKHKANYTPHVDCGDNVIIINADKVVFTGRKREQKVYYHHTGYPGGIKERTARFILEGRFPERVVEKAVERMLPRGPLFRQIMGNLRVYGGAEHPHTAQQPEVLDVAALNAKNVRA; encoded by the coding sequence ATGAAGACTACGACTTCGCTGAAGCCCGCCGAGGTCGAGAAGAAGTGGGTTGTGATCGACGCGAAGGGCCTCGTTGTAGGCCGTCTCGCGACGATCGTTGCCATGCGCCTGCGTGGCAAGCACAAGGCAAACTACACGCCCCACGTCGACTGCGGCGACAATGTTATCATCATCAACGCCGACAAGGTGGTGTTCACCGGCCGCAAGCGCGAGCAGAAGGTGTACTACCATCACACCGGTTATCCGGGCGGCATCAAGGAGCGCACGGCCAGGTTCATCCTGGAAGGCCGCTTCCCTGAGCGCGTGGTCGAGAAGGCCGTGGAGCGCATGCTCCCCCGCGGCCCGCTTTTCCGCCAGATCATGGGCAACCTGCGCGTCTACGGCGGCGCCGAGCACCCGCATACGGCTCAGCAGCCAGAGGTGTTGGACGTGGCTGCCCTGAATGCCAAGAACGTGAGGGCCTAA
- a CDS encoding glutathione S-transferase family protein, whose translation MADDLIFYTNPMSRGRIVRWMLEEVGKPYRTEILEFGTPMKSQDFLAFNPMGKVPTIIHNGTVVTEGAAICAYLADVFPDAGLAPPHGDRRRGPYYRWMFFAAGPVEAALSNKSLGFEVPQERRGMIGYGSVEDVVNALEYAVTQSEYIAGDRFSAADVYVGSQIGWGMMFGTLEKRPAFEAYWQRISSRPAAMRAREIDDALAAARQKG comes from the coding sequence ATGGCCGACGATCTGATCTTCTATACCAATCCCATGTCGCGCGGGCGAATCGTCCGCTGGATGCTCGAAGAGGTCGGGAAGCCCTATCGAACGGAAATCCTCGAGTTCGGCACCCCCATGAAGAGCCAGGACTTTCTCGCCTTCAATCCCATGGGCAAGGTTCCGACCATCATTCATAACGGCACCGTCGTCACCGAGGGAGCAGCCATCTGCGCTTATCTGGCGGACGTGTTCCCCGATGCGGGACTGGCGCCGCCCCACGGCGACCGTCGCCGCGGCCCCTATTACCGCTGGATGTTCTTCGCCGCTGGCCCGGTCGAGGCCGCCTTGAGCAACAAGTCCTTGGGTTTCGAGGTACCCCAGGAACGGCGCGGCATGATCGGATACGGCAGCGTCGAGGATGTGGTGAACGCTCTCGAATACGCCGTCACCCAATCCGAATACATCGCGGGCGACCGCTTCAGCGCGGCCGACGTTTATGTCGGGTCGCAGATCGGCTGGGGCATGATGTTCGGCACCCTCGAAAAGCGCCCTGCCTTCGAAGCCTATTGGCAGCGGATCAGCAGCCGCCCGGCCGCGATGCGGGCGCGGGAGATCGACGATGCTTTGGCCGCTGCCCGGCAGAAGGGCTAG